The genomic window GGTTTTGAACCGCGTACCACCTTCATCAAAATTCGCGGCTTCGATGCGACGGAAACCGGACTTTACCGAGACGGCCTCAAACTCAGCAATCCCGGCTTCGCGGTAGGCTACAGCCTGGAGCCTTATGGCGCCGAACGCGTTGAAGTGCCGCGCGGCCCCGCATCCGTGCTATACGGACAAGCCAGCCCCGGCGGCTTGGTTAACTACGTGTCCAAGCGGCCGACATTCGACCCGTTCCGGGAAATCAAATTTGAAGCGGGAACTTACGACCGTTTCCAAGGCGAACTCGATGTCGGCGGCGCGCTTGATGAACGAAAAACACTGGCCTATCGCGTCACCGGGCTGGTGCGCGACAGTGAAACCCAGGTCGATTTCATCAAAGACAACCGTATTTATGTCGCACCGGCGCTGACCTGGAAACCCAGCGACAATACGACGCTGACTTTTTTAAGTCATTACCAAAAGGATGACACCAAACCCTCGCAGCGTTTACCGGCCGAAGGCACGTTACGCTCCAATGCCAACGGCAAAATCCCGACCAACCGTTTCACCGGCGAGCCGAATGTCGATCAATACAGCCGGGAAGAATTTGCCGTCGGTTACGCCTTGGAGCATCGCGTCAACGATGCGGTGACGCTGCGCCAAAACACCCGTTACTACAACAACGAAGTCGATGACCGCTCCATTTATACGACCGCATTGCTGGCCGACCAACGCACGATCAGTCGCGCTTTGTATGAAAGTTTCGGTAAAGTCCACGGCTTCAACCTCGATAACCAGGCCCAATTTAAATTCTCGACAGCAATACTGGATCACACCTTGCTGTCGGGCCTCGATTTTCAACATGTGGGTTCCAATTCGCTGCAAACCTACGGTGCCGCGCCGAACCTCAACATTTTCAATCCGGTCTACGGCTCGGCGGTTGCGTCCGCTCCGGTCTTCAAAAACGAGGAT from bacterium includes these protein-coding regions:
- a CDS encoding TonB-dependent siderophore receptor → MSKRKMTSKRTNNANWRLAALLPMGAVLNGMAIAADQPTKAQAAEKKEITLPAVKVKATRDNKSGNYKAGTSTAGTKTDTPLIETPQSISVITNDQMEAQNVSTMAEALRYTPGVQSETFGFEPRTTFIKIRGFDATETGLYRDGLKLSNPGFAVGYSLEPYGAERVEVPRGPASVLYGQASPGGLVNYVSKRPTFDPFREIKFEAGTYDRFQGELDVGGALDERKTLAYRVTGLVRDSETQVDFIKDNRIYVAPALTWKPSDNTTLTFLSHYQKDDTKPSQRLPAEGTLRSNANGKIPTNRFTGEPNVDQYSREEFAVGYALEHRVNDAVTLRQNTRYYNNEVDDRSIYTTALLADQRTISRALYESFGKVHGFNLDNQAQFKFSTAILDHTLLSGLDFQHVGSNSLQTYGAAPNLNIFNPVYGSAVASAPVFKNEDATQNQIGLYLQDQIKFGEHWRATLGGRYDRADSVIKNKLTGLSTTQDDNALTGRAGLVYVADNGLAPYFSYAQSFLPALGTDAAGKALKPETGEQYEFGVKFQPKNQNSFITLAYFDLTRTDFLTPDPITYANVQRGEANSRGVELEGVASLDNGLNLTAN